In Pseudovibrio brasiliensis, one DNA window encodes the following:
- a CDS encoding protein kinase domain-containing protein, protein MPAQPQNPAGNQEKLPPEQEQWLDAVERALNVRLGEIPPQGDNDAEPMIVDGPEEERGEFMAIVEDEEQENIEEGIEQRATHDEQGRVIEERGEFLALGDDEDERDIERGIEQRGVDLRQPEVPFDAPPPYDPPPPYEAGEQEDMDDEEFEELERPEHRELHQRDPQPGDGEQQPRVYNEMPQANSPIRVNRKNDGTMVIDRRSVPATIKAKRDRRLGRRDKVTYEPTQHSMNIEGLITPPNQVEHERLQSVFASGATGYLQKFPDIEDSVIKRCHAMKNGDGSLQFIGADQVVHETKILTALSHFKDAKGAENIIEYRGSGISQFGEPFLIMEEMNGGTLANRIPDDRGLEEPQLNDFAKGVLSGMAFLQNRNIIHQDLKADNILFRDNDSTVPVISDFDTASAHEGIASDHENGRDFGYKRGGSPDIQPPEVYDENGQMTGKIDSWNGGVLMLQAAIGNEGRQAFLDETAEFRARDGRRDQGLYDAFLDPRIANVPPNIQAVIKGLLRVDLNERMTAEQALALIEDQPEGEEQQ, encoded by the coding sequence CGCCAGAGCAAGAGCAATGGCTGGATGCCGTGGAACGGGCGCTGAACGTCCGGCTGGGTGAAATTCCCCCTCAGGGTGATAATGACGCCGAGCCAATGATTGTCGACGGGCCTGAGGAAGAGCGCGGCGAGTTCATGGCCATCGTTGAGGATGAAGAGCAGGAAAACATCGAGGAAGGCATCGAGCAGCGGGCAACGCATGATGAGCAGGGCCGTGTCATTGAGGAGCGGGGTGAGTTTCTGGCGCTTGGCGATGATGAGGACGAACGCGATATTGAGCGGGGCATTGAGCAACGCGGTGTAGACCTACGGCAACCGGAAGTCCCGTTTGACGCCCCGCCTCCTTACGATCCTCCGCCACCTTATGAAGCGGGTGAACAGGAGGATATGGATGACGAGGAGTTTGAGGAACTGGAACGGCCCGAGCACCGTGAGTTGCATCAGCGTGATCCGCAGCCGGGGGATGGGGAACAGCAGCCTCGTGTTTACAATGAGATGCCACAGGCTAACAGCCCAATCCGAGTGAACCGGAAAAATGATGGCACCATGGTTATTGATCGCAGGTCAGTCCCAGCCACGATTAAAGCCAAACGGGACCGCAGGTTAGGTCGGCGTGATAAGGTGACTTATGAACCAACACAGCACTCGATGAATATTGAAGGGCTGATCACTCCGCCAAATCAGGTCGAGCATGAGCGCCTGCAAAGTGTATTTGCCTCGGGGGCGACAGGCTACCTACAGAAGTTTCCAGATATCGAAGACTCCGTGATCAAGCGGTGTCATGCGATGAAAAACGGAGATGGCTCCTTACAGTTTATCGGTGCAGACCAAGTGGTCCATGAGACCAAGATCCTCACGGCCCTCTCTCACTTTAAGGATGCGAAGGGAGCCGAAAACATCATCGAATATCGTGGCTCAGGCATCTCTCAGTTTGGGGAGCCGTTCCTGATTATGGAAGAGATGAACGGTGGCACGCTGGCAAACCGCATTCCTGATGATCGCGGTCTGGAAGAGCCTCAACTGAATGATTTCGCAAAAGGTGTCCTTTCCGGCATGGCGTTTTTGCAAAACCGGAATATTATCCATCAGGACCTGAAGGCGGATAACATTCTGTTTCGTGACAATGATAGTACTGTGCCGGTTATCAGTGATTTTGATACTGCCTCAGCACATGAGGGTATAGCCTCTGACCACGAAAATGGCCGGGACTTTGGCTATAAGAGAGGCGGTTCGCCCGATATTCAACCGCCGGAAGTATACGATGAAAATGGCCAGATGACTGGCAAGATCGACTCCTGGAATGGCGGAGTTCTGATGTTACAAGCGGCAATTGGTAATGAGGGGCGACAAGCTTTCCTTGATGAAACCGCAGAGTTTCGCGCACGCGACGGACGTAGAGATCAGGGGCTTTATGATGCCTTTCTTGATCCGCGCATCGCGAATGTGCCACCAAACATTCAGGCGGTGATCAAAGGACTTCTGAGGGTAGATCTCAACGAGCGCATGACCGCGGAGCAGGCCTTAGCGCTGATTGAAGACCAGCCGGAGGGTGAGGAGCAGCAGTAG
- a CDS encoding protein kinase domain-containing protein gives MADYDQWLNAVANELSIDLPPDPSAADGSVRGEPRETPPDDSPIRVQSKSDGSMVIEPSSVPTAFQPGNTNGGKQPYGNMFSISEEHAVDVTGKVSPPITGGAANAENVLSYDASGVVQDYPHMENAVIKRPNAYAAGPDSPPTFVGAELLVHEAKILTALGEFDEAPGSENILKLKGAGLTEFGEPFVIREKLNGGSLDDRLPEDKGMDEEPLNDFAGGLLAGVAFLQKRNIFHQDLSTDTIQFREDEDTSPVITSFDCATAHEGVAADCEDGQHFELEIGGTPNNQPPERFVDGAELSSKVDSWAGGLVLVAAAAGKNAQQELIAELQEFRSGSSTDQSELDEKLEARLNGTPENIKGAIKGLLKLSPEERLSAEEALGVVGERPE, from the coding sequence ATGGCTGATTATGACCAGTGGCTCAATGCCGTCGCCAACGAGCTGAGTATCGACCTACCGCCAGATCCTTCTGCTGCGGACGGTAGCGTGCGTGGTGAGCCTCGCGAAACCCCTCCTGATGACAGCCCAATCAGAGTGCAGAGTAAGTCAGATGGCAGCATGGTGATTGAGCCAAGCTCTGTGCCCACCGCTTTCCAACCCGGCAACACCAACGGTGGCAAGCAGCCTTATGGCAACATGTTCAGCATCTCCGAAGAGCATGCCGTGGATGTTACCGGTAAGGTGAGCCCACCTATTACGGGCGGTGCAGCCAATGCTGAAAACGTGTTGTCCTATGATGCCTCCGGTGTGGTGCAGGACTATCCGCATATGGAAAACGCGGTGATCAAACGCCCCAATGCTTACGCTGCCGGACCGGATTCTCCGCCAACCTTTGTGGGTGCTGAACTGCTGGTGCATGAGGCCAAGATCCTCACCGCGCTTGGTGAGTTTGATGAGGCGCCGGGCAGCGAAAACATCCTGAAGCTGAAAGGCGCTGGCCTTACTGAGTTTGGTGAGCCATTTGTTATTCGCGAGAAGCTGAATGGTGGCTCGCTGGATGATCGCCTGCCAGAAGACAAAGGTATGGATGAAGAGCCGTTGAATGACTTTGCTGGCGGCCTGCTCGCTGGCGTCGCGTTCCTTCAAAAGCGCAACATTTTCCATCAGGATTTAAGCACCGACACCATCCAGTTCCGTGAAGACGAAGATACCTCGCCGGTGATCACCAGCTTTGACTGCGCAACGGCTCATGAAGGCGTTGCAGCGGATTGTGAAGATGGCCAGCATTTTGAGTTGGAGATTGGCGGCACGCCCAATAACCAACCACCCGAGCGCTTTGTTGATGGAGCAGAACTGTCCTCCAAAGTGGATTCCTGGGCAGGCGGCCTTGTGTTGGTGGCAGCAGCAGCAGGCAAGAACGCACAGCAAGAACTGATTGCGGAGCTGCAGGAATTCCGCAGTGGCAGCAGCACCGACCAGTCCGAACTGGATGAAAAGCTGGAAGCACGGCTGAACGGCACGCCTGAAAACATCAAGGGTGCGATTAAGGGCCTGCTGAAACTCTCGCCAGAAGAGCGTCTTTCTGCAGAAGAAGCGCTTGGAGTTGTTGGCGAGCGTCCCGAGTAG
- a CDS encoding Crp/Fnr family transcriptional regulator has translation MTTAAANWIDRFQGLSKLENHIREILVNRSTIVSVPAGTVIFGPGKAPENLLLLLSGSVRVQQLSEGGREIILYRVHAGESCVLTTACLLAYEDYSAEGIAETDTQAVAIPRMVFDDLIAQSETFRRFVFSAYSKRITDLFLVIEEIAFQRMDIRLAQKLLELAGSGTQVATTHQQMAAELGTAREVVSRQLREFQRRDWITQSRGTIEITDRSGLEVLAKA, from the coding sequence ATGACAACTGCTGCTGCCAACTGGATCGATCGGTTCCAAGGCCTTTCCAAATTGGAAAATCACATCAGGGAAATTCTGGTTAACCGCAGCACCATCGTTTCCGTTCCCGCTGGTACTGTCATCTTTGGTCCTGGCAAGGCCCCGGAAAACCTGCTGCTTTTGCTGTCCGGTTCCGTGCGCGTGCAGCAACTTTCAGAAGGTGGACGCGAGATCATACTCTACCGTGTGCATGCGGGCGAAAGCTGCGTGCTGACCACAGCGTGTCTGCTGGCCTACGAGGATTACTCCGCAGAAGGCATCGCGGAAACGGACACACAGGCCGTTGCCATTCCGCGCATGGTGTTTGATGATCTCATCGCCCAATCCGAAACCTTCCGCCGCTTCGTATTCTCCGCTTACTCCAAGCGGATCACGGATCTGTTTCTGGTGATTGAGGAAATCGCCTTCCAGCGTATGGATATCCGCCTGGCGCAAAAGCTGCTGGAGCTTGCTGGTAGCGGCACGCAGGTTGCAACCACTCACCAGCAAATGGCCGCTGAACTGGGCACCGCCCGCGAAGTTGTCTCCCGCCAACTGCGAGAGTTCCAACGCCGCGACTGGATCACCCAATCCCGCGGCACTATCGAAATCACCGACCGCTCAGGACTGGAAGTTCTGGCAAAGGCGTGA
- a CDS encoding glycosyltransferase family 29 protein produces the protein MTEVSVTNKDFYTQLHKSNPGYGTSSSYLMDVILPLAADLQPARILDYGCGKSSLVEELAAHLSCASHRYDPCIPEYSTPPEGAFDLVLNTDVLEHVPETELDAVLADIRTKSENVIFHIPTLYATALLADGSNAHCTVHSSAWWQEKLSQHFPYVEVLRSINNDQQFYVTWDVSAEARQNLKMVYRQRRRAHSIAKRKHILRMLRMRLLRGHVPKHELQNDIAGKRIAVVGNAQSLCAKDYGPEIDQHDIVIRINRGAIPHIKSHGQKLSWVATSLDIPKSFVYSQQAQRVIWTSAERSFSLPHWLAKHSDIVYLLKTAELKRYHARAEKKPSTGFRLLALLEELGGYKQIDIYGFDFFASPTNTNHIEPEKARSDHDYDRENHEIQKWMARDPRVSLKS, from the coding sequence TTGACCGAAGTTTCCGTCACAAACAAAGACTTTTACACGCAGCTTCATAAATCCAATCCCGGCTATGGCACATCTTCATCCTATCTGATGGACGTGATCCTGCCGCTGGCCGCTGATCTCCAACCAGCAAGAATTCTTGACTATGGCTGCGGAAAAAGCTCGTTGGTAGAGGAACTTGCTGCTCATCTAAGTTGCGCCTCCCACCGCTATGATCCCTGCATTCCCGAGTACAGCACACCTCCCGAAGGGGCGTTTGACCTTGTGCTGAACACGGATGTTCTGGAGCATGTGCCGGAGACGGAGCTGGATGCTGTACTGGCTGACATTCGCACCAAATCAGAGAATGTGATCTTCCATATCCCGACACTCTACGCCACAGCCTTGCTGGCCGATGGCTCCAACGCCCATTGCACCGTGCACTCGTCAGCATGGTGGCAGGAGAAACTTTCGCAGCACTTCCCTTATGTTGAGGTCTTACGCAGCATCAACAACGACCAGCAGTTCTATGTCACCTGGGATGTTTCGGCTGAGGCACGACAGAACCTAAAGATGGTTTATCGCCAACGCAGGCGGGCGCACTCCATTGCCAAACGCAAGCACATCCTGCGTATGCTGCGCATGCGGCTGCTGAGAGGTCATGTTCCGAAACACGAACTGCAGAACGACATTGCCGGAAAACGCATAGCCGTGGTTGGCAACGCGCAGTCATTGTGCGCGAAGGATTATGGGCCGGAGATTGATCAGCATGACATCGTTATCCGGATCAATCGCGGTGCAATCCCGCACATCAAAAGCCACGGCCAGAAGCTGTCATGGGTGGCAACTAGCCTCGATATTCCCAAAAGCTTTGTCTATAGCCAGCAGGCGCAGCGGGTGATCTGGACATCGGCAGAACGCAGTTTCTCTCTGCCTCATTGGCTCGCCAAACACAGCGACATTGTCTACCTGCTGAAGACGGCGGAACTGAAACGCTATCACGCCCGCGCCGAGAAAAAACCCAGCACAGGCTTCCGGCTGCTGGCTTTGCTGGAGGAGCTGGGTGGATACAAGCAGATAGATATCTACGGCTTTGACTTCTTCGCCTCCCCCACAAACACCAACCACATTGAGCCTGAAAAAGCACGATCAGATCATGACTATGATCGCGAGAACCATGAAATCCAAAAATGGATGGCCCGCGATCCAAGGGTTTCGCTCAAGAGCTAG
- a CDS encoding YgaP family membrane protein, translated as MTANVGTIDRILRFIIGVVLIALPLSTTISLFAQPLFFYGAIIVGIVMLLVSVVRICPLYSIFGIKTCRV; from the coding sequence ATGACGGCTAACGTTGGAACTATTGATCGCATTCTTCGTTTTATCATCGGTGTCGTGCTGATTGCACTGCCGCTGTCAACCACAATTTCTTTGTTTGCGCAGCCACTTTTCTTCTATGGCGCAATCATTGTCGGCATCGTAATGCTGCTGGTTTCCGTTGTGCGGATTTGCCCGCTCTACTCCATTTTCGGAATTAAAACCTGCCGCGTTTAA
- a CDS encoding MBL fold metallo-hydrolase, giving the protein MTNYPVNMAVEPEVKAFFDPATHTISYVVKDPASSSVAIVDSVMDINYAAGRITYDNADEIIKYVQDNNLSVEWLIETHVHADHLSAAPYIQQKLGGKIGIGEHITVVQDTFGKVFNEGTEFQRDGSQFDKLFKDGDSYQIGTMTAFAIHTPGHTPACMVHVIGNAAFAGDTLFMPDGGSARADFPGGDAATLYDSIQKVLTLPDEMRLFMCHDYGPNGRDIAWETSVSDEKEHNIHVGKGHSREDFIKFRTERDAQLDVPKLIIPSLQVNMRAGEVPTDEDGVPMLKVPVNAL; this is encoded by the coding sequence ATGACTAACTACCCCGTAAACATGGCTGTCGAGCCTGAAGTGAAGGCCTTTTTTGACCCGGCTACACACACGATCAGCTATGTTGTGAAAGACCCTGCCTCGTCGTCCGTTGCCATCGTGGATTCCGTCATGGATATCAACTATGCAGCGGGCCGCATTACCTATGACAATGCAGATGAAATCATCAAATACGTGCAGGACAACAACCTCTCCGTTGAGTGGTTGATTGAGACCCACGTTCATGCAGATCACCTTTCTGCTGCGCCTTACATTCAGCAAAAGCTGGGCGGTAAGATCGGCATTGGTGAGCACATCACTGTGGTTCAGGACACCTTTGGCAAGGTGTTTAACGAAGGAACCGAATTCCAGCGCGATGGAAGCCAGTTTGACAAGCTGTTCAAGGACGGTGACAGCTATCAGATCGGCACCATGACTGCGTTTGCCATTCACACACCGGGCCACACACCAGCCTGTATGGTGCATGTGATCGGTAACGCTGCCTTTGCAGGCGATACCCTATTTATGCCGGATGGCGGTTCTGCCCGTGCGGACTTCCCAGGCGGCGATGCTGCAACGCTCTACGACAGCATTCAAAAAGTGCTGACACTGCCAGACGAAATGCGTCTGTTCATGTGCCACGACTACGGCCCCAATGGCCGCGACATCGCGTGGGAAACCAGCGTCAGTGATGAGAAAGAGCACAACATCCATGTCGGCAAAGGCCATTCGCGCGAAGACTTCATCAAGTTCCGTACAGAACGTGATGCACAGCTGGATGTGCCAAAACTGATCATTCCTTCCTTGCAGGTGAACATGCGTGCAGGCGAAGTGCCGACCGATGAGGACGGTGTTCCAATGCTTAAAGTGCCAGTCAACGCACTTTGA
- a CDS encoding bifunctional protein tyrosine phosphatase family protein/NAD(P)/FAD-dependent oxidoreductase — MHIKSISSSLSVCPQITAQDVQKIADLGFRSIICNRPDGEGADQPVFDEIEAAAKKLGLETRYLPVISGKVSDEDADAFGKAMNEIPRPVLAYCRTGTRCATLWSLSQAETLAVSDILAATKSAGYDMAGVVRRIANGGKTPTDRADASYDVVIVGGGAAGIAVAASLKSRKSDLDIAVIDPADIHYYQPGWTMVGGGVFKASQTAKTMGSLIPRGVHWLKSAVAAFEPQDNAVILDGCRVVKYDRLVVCPGLKLDWHKVEGLVSTLGKHGVTSNYRYDLAPYTWELVSGMKEGRALFTQPPMPIKCAGAPQKALYLSGDYWRKQGVLKNIDIQFHNAGGVLFGVKEYVPALEKYIDLYDANLNFFNNLVAIDGPAKKAWFDVAKPDTPVERVEVDFDMIHVCPPQSAPDFIRVSPLADTAGWVDVDHITLRHKTYTNIWSLGDVMNAPNAKTAAAARMQAPIVAENLVADVEGKTPSAQYNGYGSCPLTVERGKIVLAEFGYGGTLLPSFPTWLLDGTKPTRAAWILKEQILPPVYWWAMLRGKEWMIKPEKVSAS, encoded by the coding sequence ATGCATATCAAAAGTATCAGCTCATCACTTTCTGTCTGTCCGCAGATCACTGCGCAAGACGTTCAGAAGATTGCGGACCTGGGCTTCCGCAGTATCATTTGTAACCGTCCCGATGGGGAAGGTGCAGACCAGCCGGTGTTTGACGAGATTGAAGCAGCGGCGAAAAAGCTGGGTCTGGAAACCCGCTATCTGCCGGTGATTTCCGGTAAGGTGTCTGATGAAGATGCCGATGCCTTTGGCAAGGCAATGAACGAAATTCCGCGTCCTGTACTGGCCTACTGCCGTACTGGCACGCGCTGCGCCACACTTTGGTCTCTCAGTCAGGCTGAGACACTGGCGGTCTCTGACATTCTGGCAGCAACCAAATCTGCTGGCTATGACATGGCAGGCGTTGTACGCCGCATTGCCAATGGCGGCAAAACCCCGACAGATCGCGCAGATGCGTCCTATGACGTTGTGATTGTTGGTGGGGGTGCAGCGGGCATCGCCGTAGCTGCCAGCCTGAAATCCCGAAAGAGCGATCTTGATATCGCTGTGATTGATCCTGCTGATATTCATTACTATCAGCCGGGTTGGACCATGGTTGGCGGTGGCGTCTTTAAAGCCTCCCAGACCGCCAAAACCATGGGTTCCCTGATACCGCGAGGCGTGCACTGGCTCAAATCCGCGGTGGCTGCGTTTGAACCGCAGGACAATGCGGTCATTCTGGATGGCTGCCGGGTCGTGAAATACGATCGCCTTGTGGTGTGCCCCGGTCTGAAGCTGGACTGGCACAAGGTGGAAGGTCTTGTGTCCACGCTTGGCAAGCACGGCGTAACCTCCAACTACCGCTATGATCTGGCGCCCTACACCTGGGAGCTGGTCAGCGGCATGAAAGAGGGCCGTGCGCTCTTCACCCAGCCGCCGATGCCGATCAAATGCGCCGGTGCTCCGCAGAAAGCGCTTTATCTTTCAGGCGATTACTGGCGTAAGCAAGGCGTGCTGAAGAACATCGACATCCAGTTCCACAACGCTGGTGGTGTTCTGTTTGGCGTGAAGGAATACGTGCCTGCGCTTGAGAAGTACATTGATCTGTACGACGCAAACCTCAACTTCTTCAACAATCTGGTTGCCATTGATGGGCCAGCGAAGAAAGCGTGGTTTGATGTGGCCAAGCCGGATACGCCGGTGGAGCGGGTGGAAGTGGACTTCGACATGATCCACGTCTGCCCACCGCAGTCTGCACCGGATTTCATCCGCGTCTCGCCGCTGGCTGATACGGCAGGTTGGGTAGATGTGGACCACATCACCCTGCGCCACAAGACCTACACCAACATCTGGTCACTGGGTGATGTGATGAACGCGCCCAACGCAAAGACAGCTGCGGCTGCCCGCATGCAGGCACCGATTGTTGCAGAAAATCTTGTGGCCGATGTGGAAGGCAAGACGCCATCAGCGCAGTACAACGGCTATGGCTCCTGCCCGCTGACTGTTGAGCGTGGCAAGATTGTTCTGGCCGAGTTCGGGTACGGCGGCACTTTGCTGCCGAGCTTCCCAACATGGCTGCTGGATGGCACCAAACCAACTCGTGCTGCGTGGATCCTGAAAGAGCAGATCCTGCCACCGGTCTACTGGTGGGCGATGCTGCGCGGCAAGGAATGGATGATCAAGCCTGAGAAAGTTAGCGCAAGCTAA
- a CDS encoding SulP family inorganic anion transporter translates to MFSSAFRRYLPVFDWGRNYNKDSFSNDMIAAVIVTIMLIPQSLAYALLAGLPPEMGLYASILPIILYAIFGTSRALAVGPVAVVSLMTAASIGQIAESGTAGYAIAALTLAMLSGGILLLMGVFKLGFLANFLSHPVIAGFITASGVLIASSQLKHILGVDAKGHTLVEIVVSIFEHLGEVNLATLLIGVSATLFLFWVRKGMKPMLLEMGLKPRLADVLTKAGPVGAVVVTTAVVWIFGLDQSGVKIVGSVPQSLPPLTMPSFSSELIGALFVPALLISIIGFVESVSVAQTLAAKKRQRIDPDQELIGLGAANIGAAFTGGYPVTGGFARSVVNFDAGAETPAAGAYTAVGLAIAAVSLTPLIFFLPKATLAATIIVAVLSLVDFSILKHSWSYSKSDFSAVAATILLTLGFGVETGVSAGVILSIALYLYKTSRPHIAEVGLVPGTEHFRNINRHEVLTSPQLLTIRIDESLYFANARFLEDYIYDRAVDDDCLKHVVLQCSAVNEVDFSALESLEAINHRLQDAGIQLHLSEVKGPVMDRLQRSHFLDELSGRVFLSQYQAQEELASVCTRQTAQAPA, encoded by the coding sequence ATGTTTTCCTCGGCCTTTCGGCGATACCTGCCCGTTTTCGATTGGGGCAGAAACTATAATAAAGACAGTTTTTCCAATGACATGATTGCTGCGGTGATTGTGACGATCATGCTGATCCCGCAATCTCTTGCTTACGCCCTGCTTGCCGGTCTGCCGCCGGAAATGGGGCTCTACGCATCCATCCTTCCGATTATTCTCTACGCAATTTTCGGCACCAGCCGCGCTTTGGCCGTTGGCCCTGTGGCTGTTGTTTCTCTGATGACGGCCGCTTCCATTGGTCAAATCGCAGAAAGCGGAACCGCTGGCTACGCCATTGCCGCGTTGACGCTTGCAATGCTCTCTGGCGGCATTTTGCTGCTGATGGGCGTGTTCAAGCTCGGCTTCCTTGCCAACTTCCTCTCTCACCCTGTGATCGCGGGTTTCATCACCGCCTCCGGTGTTCTGATCGCCAGCAGCCAGCTCAAGCACATACTGGGCGTGGATGCCAAAGGACACACATTGGTGGAGATTGTTGTGTCCATCTTTGAGCATCTGGGTGAGGTGAATTTGGCAACGCTTCTGATTGGTGTGTCCGCCACGCTGTTCCTGTTCTGGGTGCGCAAGGGCATGAAGCCTATGCTGCTGGAGATGGGGCTGAAACCGCGTCTTGCTGATGTTCTCACCAAAGCTGGCCCGGTGGGCGCCGTTGTGGTGACAACCGCTGTTGTCTGGATTTTCGGGCTCGACCAGTCTGGCGTGAAAATCGTCGGTTCTGTGCCACAAAGCCTGCCACCGCTGACCATGCCAAGCTTCTCCAGCGAGTTGATCGGTGCTCTGTTTGTGCCAGCTCTGCTCATTTCCATCATCGGCTTTGTGGAGTCTGTTTCTGTTGCTCAGACGCTTGCTGCCAAAAAGCGCCAGCGCATTGATCCGGATCAGGAGCTGATCGGTCTGGGCGCTGCCAACATCGGCGCAGCCTTCACGGGTGGTTATCCGGTGACCGGCGGTTTTGCCCGTTCTGTGGTGAACTTTGATGCGGGGGCGGAAACGCCAGCGGCGGGTGCTTACACAGCGGTTGGCCTTGCCATCGCTGCTGTTTCTCTCACGCCTCTCATCTTCTTCTTACCCAAGGCAACATTGGCGGCGACCATCATTGTGGCTGTGCTTTCCTTGGTGGATTTTAGCATCCTCAAGCACAGCTGGAGCTACTCCAAGTCAGACTTCTCAGCGGTGGCTGCAACCATTCTGTTGACGCTTGGTTTTGGTGTTGAAACAGGTGTGTCTGCGGGTGTGATCTTGTCTATCGCGCTCTACCTTTACAAGACCTCACGGCCTCACATTGCTGAGGTTGGTCTGGTGCCGGGAACTGAGCACTTCCGCAACATCAACCGACACGAGGTGCTCACCAGCCCACAGCTGCTGACCATCCGCATTGATGAGAGCCTCTATTTCGCCAACGCACGGTTTCTGGAGGATTACATCTATGATCGCGCGGTGGATGATGACTGCCTTAAGCATGTGGTGCTGCAATGTTCCGCGGTGAATGAGGTGGACTTCAGCGCTCTGGAATCTCTGGAAGCCATCAACCATCGCCTGCAGGATGCCGGTATCCAGCTGCATCTTTCTGAAGTGAAAGGCCCGGTGATGGATCGTCTGCAACGCTCGCATTTTCTGGATGAGCTCTCTGGCCGGGTGTTCCTCTCGCAATATCAAGCGCAAGAGGAACTCGCTTCCGTCTGTACCCGCCAAACAGCTCAAGCTCCTGCCTGA
- a CDS encoding TetR/AcrR family transcriptional regulator: MGRKSLKVENTNRILDAFERCIEAYGLRGATLEVVAKQAEMDRRMVLHYVGKREALVAALVERIVARFEENALDFLRDQESEDLQSVLLEYLFSSEFNTHPSTRLVAALLPEALHDDQIRPAVKSIYDAFHQSVAGFLREIAPQADESRLEHTAFQIMSLSFGGGWMTNIGFQPTLTEANKALAKTLLTDLAAS, translated from the coding sequence GTGGGGCGTAAGAGCTTAAAGGTAGAGAACACCAACCGGATCCTCGATGCTTTTGAGCGATGCATTGAGGCCTATGGCTTGCGCGGAGCAACGCTGGAAGTGGTTGCCAAACAGGCGGAGATGGACCGGCGCATGGTGCTCCATTACGTCGGCAAGCGTGAGGCCTTGGTGGCTGCACTGGTGGAGCGGATTGTTGCGCGCTTTGAAGAGAACGCACTGGACTTTCTACGAGATCAAGAGAGTGAGGATCTGCAAAGCGTTCTGCTGGAGTATCTATTCAGCTCAGAGTTCAACACACACCCAAGTACGCGATTGGTCGCTGCCTTGCTGCCGGAAGCGCTGCATGATGACCAGATCCGGCCTGCGGTGAAATCCATCTATGATGCCTTCCACCAAAGCGTTGCGGGCTTCCTGCGAGAGATTGCTCCTCAGGCAGACGAAAGCCGTTTGGAGCACACAGCATTCCAGATCATGTCGCTTTCTTTCGGTGGCGGCTGGATGACCAACATCGGTTTCCAGCCAACTCTGACCGAGGCGAACAAGGCACTGGCGAAGACGCTGCTAACCGACCTTGCAGCCTCTTGA
- a CDS encoding alpha/beta hydrolase → MAKKEIVLIHGTWGHASNWDEMRAELEARGYTVHTPILRYHDLPVWEGALKLGTVRLLDYVNDLVDFVKTLDEPPIIGGVSMGGLLAQLVAARVENKGVLLLSPAPAWGMFPFYPSMLRTFYKHFLQWGFWRKPLYPHWEEFRWSVVNEQTEEKAKEFFYSLKLESGRAYMDMGFWFLDPQRSSWVDVNAITAPVLILGGAKDRVVAPRIARVTANRYKKNGKLVVLPESDHVMMVGKELKNTMREFDQWVAENNIVPQTEELEKN, encoded by the coding sequence ATGGCTAAGAAAGAGATTGTTCTCATCCATGGCACGTGGGGGCATGCCAGCAACTGGGATGAGATGCGCGCAGAGCTAGAAGCACGCGGCTACACCGTGCACACGCCAATTCTGCGGTATCACGATCTACCCGTTTGGGAAGGGGCGCTCAAACTGGGTACGGTGCGGCTGCTGGATTATGTGAATGATCTGGTGGACTTCGTGAAAACCCTGGATGAACCACCTATCATTGGCGGGGTTTCCATGGGTGGCCTGCTGGCTCAACTTGTGGCTGCACGCGTTGAAAACAAAGGCGTTCTGTTGCTTTCCCCGGCACCTGCCTGGGGTATGTTCCCGTTCTACCCATCCATGCTGCGCACGTTTTACAAACACTTCCTGCAATGGGGTTTCTGGCGCAAACCGCTCTACCCCCATTGGGAGGAGTTCCGCTGGTCCGTGGTCAACGAGCAGACTGAAGAGAAGGCGAAAGAGTTCTTCTATTCTCTCAAGCTGGAATCTGGCCGCGCCTACATGGATATGGGCTTTTGGTTCCTTGATCCGCAGCGGTCCTCCTGGGTGGACGTGAATGCAATCACCGCCCCCGTGCTCATCCTCGGCGGCGCCAAAGACCGTGTCGTCGCCCCACGCATCGCCCGCGTCACCGCCAACCGCTACAAAAAGAACGGCAAGCTTGTCGTTCTGCCGGAATCAGATCACGTGATGATGGTGGGCAAAGAACTCAAGAACACTATGCGTGAGTTTGATCAGTGGGTTGCGGAGAACAACATCGTCCCGCAAACAGAAGAGCTGGAAAAGAACTGA